The genomic interval AACCCAAAGGTCGTGCCGAAGCCAACGATCGGGATCGTTGAAACTCTCGACCACCTGTGCTTCCCCGTCCTTGAAAACCGGAACCGCTAACCTTGGTTCTTCTCCGTTGGCCGGAAACGAAAGCAAAACCAGGCCGCAAAGCAGCGCCACGACAGGTCGATAGGAATCCGATGTCATCATGCGGGGTGATACGCCAAAGCAAAGGGGCAGAGCAGGTGGGGCAGGAAAACGCGCGAAGCGGTCTGGCGCCGCGCCGCAAGCATGGGCGGCCACCGGGCTCAGCGCACTTGGCACCGATTCATTGGAGGCGAACTGATTGGGCCCGCTAGCGAACCACTTTATCATAGAGCGGCAACGGAAAGTCGGGCTCAATCGTGCGTGTATTCAGATACGCGGTCTCAAGTCGCTTGACGATTTCAGGGTTCGCCGCCGCCAAATCATGCTGTTCCGCGCGGTCGGCATCCAAGTCGTAGAGCTCCCAATCGCCAACTTTCTTTTGCAGCAAATTACGCCGAATCGCTTTCCATTTCCCCTCGCGAATCGCCACGATGCCACCATATTGCGGGAATTCCCAGATCATTGGACTCGGCCGCTCGGGAGTTCCCTGGGATGTCAATTCCGGTACCAAGTTCAGCCCATCGAGCGAAATGCCCGACAGCGATGACTCGTTTTGCAAATCGATATTGGCCACTGCGCTGAGCGTGGTGAACCAATCGGGAAAGTACGAAGGCATGTCCGAGACCGAATTCGCTTGAACCCGCCCCGGCCATTTCACGATACACGGGATTCGGATTCCACCTTCGAAACAACTGCCCTTGAAACCGCGCAAACCACCGGTGGAATTAAAAAACGTGCAAGCCGCTCCGCCCACATGAAATTTGGGATTGGTCCTGCCGTGGGTGGGGCCGTTATCGGAGGTGAAAACGATCAACGTCTTTTCGCTGAGCTGGTGATCCTCTAGACGCTTGAGGATGGTGCCGACGTGTTCGTCTAGATCCGAGATCATGGCCGCATAGGCGGCCCGTGGACGCGGGTGCGGAAGATAGCCGTTGTCGCCACGATAGGGACCGTTCTCTTCGTCCCAAGCGGCCGGATATTGGTCCACCCACGCTTTGGGCGGCTGCATCGCGACGTGAGGTTCGACAAACGGCAGGTACAGAAAGAACGGTTCGTCTTTATGCTTGTCAATGAATTTGACCGCTTCCTCAAGGATCAAGTCGGGCGCATAGTTTTCCGCTTCGTAATCTTCCGCATTGATATCGCCAGTCGGTTTGCGATCGTGCCCAGGAATCGGGTATTTATTAATTCGCACCTCGCGTTCATTGTTATCCAGAAAAGCGGGGTAATAGCTGTGTGCATTGCTTTGGCAATTGTAACCGTAGAAGCGATCGAACCCTTGCTTGATTGGCGAGCCAGAGGTGTTTGAGGGTCCGAGTCCCCATTT from Novipirellula galeiformis carries:
- a CDS encoding arylsulfatase, whose protein sequence is MNAFVGFVRCLGFTPLVLLMAIAPTAAATPDRPNIVFIMADDLGYGELGCYGQEKIRTPNLDRLASEGMRFTQHYTGAPVCAPARCVLMTGQHLAHAQVRGNRVSGNGRIFPGQWPLNEGTVTIASVLKKSGYVTGAFGKWGLGPSNTSGSPIKQGFDRFYGYNCQSNAHSYYPAFLDNNEREVRINKYPIPGHDRKPTGDINAEDYEAENYAPDLILEEAVKFIDKHKDEPFFLYLPFVEPHVAMQPPKAWVDQYPAAWDEENGPYRGDNGYLPHPRPRAAYAAMISDLDEHVGTILKRLEDHQLSEKTLIVFTSDNGPTHGRTNPKFHVGGAACTFFNSTGGLRGFKGSCFEGGIRIPCIVKWPGRVQANSVSDMPSYFPDWFTTLSAVANIDLQNESSLSGISLDGLNLVPELTSQGTPERPSPMIWEFPQYGGIVAIREGKWKAIRRNLLQKKVGDWELYDLDADRAEQHDLAAANPEIVKRLETAYLNTRTIEPDFPLPLYDKVVR